Proteins found in one Luteimonas chenhongjianii genomic segment:
- the hemH gene encoding ferrochelatase — protein sequence MSESPNPQAARDAVVLVNLGTPDAPTAKAVRRYLAEFLHDHRVVALTRWLWCPILHFVILPFRSPRVAKLYAGVWMADGSPLAVHTARLADAVRRQMPEAQVVHAMRYGKPSLRQTLESLDADGVGRVMVLPLYPQYSTTTTASVGDVVDRVFGSSGRARMRADYHLDPAWIEAVAASIRAHWAQHGRGERLLFSFHGIPQRLSDAGDPYAAQCRASCDAIVRALELPEDAAMLTFQSRFGREPWLQPYTDKTLEALGAAGVRDVDVVCPGFAVDCLETLEEIALQNAEIFRAHGGRHLRYIPCLNESPAHAAALAALARRDLADWA from the coding sequence ATGTCCGAATCTCCGAATCCGCAGGCGGCGCGCGACGCGGTCGTGCTCGTCAACCTCGGCACGCCCGACGCGCCAACCGCAAAGGCGGTGCGCCGCTACCTGGCCGAATTCCTGCATGACCACCGCGTGGTCGCACTGACCCGCTGGCTGTGGTGCCCGATCCTGCACTTCGTCATCCTGCCCTTCCGCTCACCGCGCGTGGCCAAGCTCTATGCGGGCGTGTGGATGGCCGACGGCTCGCCGCTCGCGGTGCATACCGCGCGCCTGGCGGACGCGGTGCGCAGGCAGATGCCCGAGGCGCAGGTGGTGCATGCGATGCGCTACGGCAAGCCGTCGCTGCGGCAGACGCTCGAGTCGCTCGATGCCGACGGCGTCGGACGGGTGATGGTGCTGCCGCTCTACCCGCAGTATTCGACCACGACGACTGCATCGGTCGGCGACGTCGTCGATCGGGTGTTCGGCAGTTCGGGCCGCGCGCGGATGCGCGCCGACTACCATCTCGATCCCGCCTGGATCGAGGCGGTCGCGGCATCGATCCGCGCGCACTGGGCGCAGCATGGACGCGGCGAGCGCCTGCTGTTTTCGTTCCACGGTATTCCCCAGCGCCTCTCGGACGCGGGCGATCCCTACGCCGCGCAATGCCGCGCGAGCTGCGATGCGATCGTGCGCGCGCTGGAGCTGCCCGAGGACGCGGCTATGCTGACCTTCCAGTCGCGCTTCGGCCGCGAACCCTGGCTGCAGCCCTATACCGACAAGACCCTCGAAGCGCTGGGCGCTGCGGGCGTGCGCGACGTCGACGTCGTCTGCCCGGGGTTCGCGGTGGACTGCCTGGAGACGCTGGAGGAGATCGCACTGCAGAACGCCGAGATCTTCCGCGCGCACGGAGGCCGGCACCTGCGTTACATCCCCTGTCTCAACGAGAGCCCCGCGCATGCGGCGGCGCTGGCGGCACTGGCGCGACGCGATCTGGCCGACTGGGCATGA
- the ttcA gene encoding tRNA 2-thiocytidine(32) synthetase TtcA: MSTVLPLPLHDPTSRARDPRPAPPAAQRLGKRLRHQVGRAIADFGMIEDGDRVMVCLSGGKDSYTLLDILLQLQKKAPVSFSITAVNLDQKQPDFPEHILPAYLSSLGVDFHIIEQDTYSVVSRVIPEGKTMCSLCSRLRRGALYSYAEQHGFTKIALGHHRDDLVATFFLNMFFHAKLSGMPPKLRSDDGKHVVIRPLAYAAEADIAAYADAMAFPIIPCNLCGSQENLQRKQVQRMMDAWERESPGRIETIARALGDIRPSQLSDPKLFDFLALDAALPDAPRPQAQAWSTDDTGTAMS, translated from the coding sequence ATGAGCACCGTCCTGCCCCTGCCCCTGCATGACCCGACATCTCGGGCGCGCGATCCGCGCCCGGCCCCGCCCGCCGCCCAGCGCCTGGGCAAGCGCCTGCGCCACCAGGTGGGCCGCGCGATTGCCGATTTCGGCATGATCGAGGACGGCGACCGGGTCATGGTGTGCCTGTCGGGCGGCAAGGACAGCTACACCCTGCTCGACATCCTGCTGCAGCTGCAGAAAAAGGCGCCGGTGTCGTTCTCGATCACCGCGGTCAACCTCGACCAGAAGCAGCCGGACTTTCCCGAGCACATCCTCCCCGCCTACCTGTCGTCGCTGGGCGTGGACTTCCACATCATCGAGCAGGACACCTATTCGGTGGTCAGCCGGGTCATTCCCGAGGGCAAGACGATGTGCTCGCTGTGCTCGCGGTTGCGCCGCGGCGCGCTGTACAGCTACGCCGAGCAGCACGGCTTCACCAAGATCGCGCTCGGTCACCACCGCGACGATCTGGTCGCCACGTTCTTCCTCAACATGTTCTTCCACGCCAAGCTCAGCGGCATGCCGCCCAAGCTGCGCAGCGACGATGGCAAGCACGTGGTGATCCGTCCGCTGGCCTATGCGGCCGAGGCCGACATCGCCGCCTACGCCGACGCCATGGCCTTCCCGATCATTCCCTGCAACCTCTGCGGCTCGCAGGAAAACCTGCAGCGCAAGCAGGTGCAGCGGATGATGGACGCGTGGGAGCGCGAGTCGCCGGGGCGCATCGAGACGATCGCGCGCGCGCTCGGCGACATCCGGCCATCGCAGCTCAGCGACCCGAAGCTGTTCGATTTCCTCGCCCTTGACGCCGCACTGCCCGACGCACCGCGGCCGCAGGCGCAGGCCTGGTCGACCGACGACACCGGGACAGCGATGTCCTGA
- the tatA gene encoding Sec-independent protein translocase subunit TatA: protein MGSFSIWHWLIVLVVVLLVFGTKRLRGAGRDLGEAVKGFKKGMHDDDTPERLDDRTKDAADQAERARRDDNVPR, encoded by the coding sequence ATGGGCAGTTTCAGCATCTGGCATTGGCTCATCGTCCTTGTCGTCGTCCTGCTCGTGTTCGGCACCAAGCGGCTGCGCGGCGCCGGGCGTGATCTCGGCGAAGCGGTGAAGGGCTTCAAGAAAGGCATGCACGACGACGACACCCCCGAGCGTCTCGACGACCGCACCAAGGACGCCGCCGACCAGGCGGAGCGCGCGCGCCGCGACGACAACGTTCCCCGCTGA
- a CDS encoding lipid-binding SYLF domain-containing protein — translation MTRSLRHTVLVAVLAGAFIAGPALAGPTEDARAQNAVRVLNEIQAIPESGIPDKLLDEAHAIVVIPDTIKAGLIIGGRRGHGLMSVKTADGTWSSPAFVKITGGSIGFQAGVQSSDVVLVFRNQRSLDSIVNGKFTLGADAGVAAGPVGRNAAALTDGQLKAEIWSWSRARGLFAGVALDGAVLQIDDDANIAVYGSTTTPRAILENRPGRPPSNAVVDFRDRLEEASATARVARGGTGVPVNRSVAPAPVVRDVPATTTAPMQAQNPPATQGFQNVADQPATVEPLPEY, via the coding sequence ATGACCCGTTCCCTCCGTCACACCGTGCTGGTCGCTGTCCTCGCCGGTGCCTTCATCGCCGGTCCCGCGCTTGCCGGGCCGACCGAGGACGCGCGCGCACAGAACGCGGTGCGCGTGCTCAACGAGATCCAGGCAATTCCCGAATCCGGCATTCCCGACAAGCTGCTGGACGAAGCCCATGCGATCGTCGTCATTCCCGACACCATCAAGGCCGGCCTGATCATCGGCGGCCGCCGAGGCCATGGTCTGATGTCGGTCAAGACCGCGGACGGCACCTGGTCGAGCCCGGCCTTCGTCAAGATCACCGGCGGCAGCATCGGCTTCCAGGCGGGCGTGCAGTCCTCGGACGTCGTGCTGGTGTTCCGCAACCAGCGCAGCCTCGACTCCATCGTCAACGGCAAGTTCACCCTCGGCGCGGATGCCGGCGTGGCCGCCGGCCCGGTGGGCCGCAATGCCGCGGCGCTGACCGATGGCCAGCTCAAGGCGGAGATCTGGTCGTGGTCGCGCGCGCGCGGCCTGTTCGCCGGCGTCGCCCTCGATGGCGCGGTGCTGCAGATCGACGACGATGCCAACATCGCCGTCTACGGCAGCACCACCACGCCGCGCGCGATCCTGGAGAACCGCCCGGGCCGGCCGCCGTCGAATGCGGTGGTGGATTTCCGTGACCGGCTCGAAGAAGCCAGCGCGACCGCGCGGGTCGCACGCGGCGGCACCGGCGTGCCGGTCAACCGCAGCGTGGCGCCCGCGCCCGTGGTCCGCGACGTCCCCGCGACGACCACCGCGCCGATGCAGGCGCAGAACCCGCCTGCGACGCAGGGCTTCCAGAACGTCGCCGACCAGCCGGCCACGGTCGAGCCGTTGCCCGAGTACTGA
- a CDS encoding YdcH family protein gives MSPQMPDMPSPATLLMRLRAEHRQLDEAIIDLHAGPAPEAMALQRMKKRKLQLKDCIARLESDLIPDEPA, from the coding sequence ATGTCGCCCCAAATGCCCGACATGCCGAGTCCCGCGACGTTGCTGATGCGCCTGCGCGCCGAGCACCGGCAGCTCGACGAGGCGATCATTGACCTGCACGCCGGTCCTGCCCCGGAGGCGATGGCATTGCAGCGCATGAAGAAGCGCAAGCTGCAGCTCAAGGACTGCATTGCCCGGCTGGAGTCGGATCTGATTCCCGACGAGCCGGCCTGA
- a CDS encoding alpha/beta fold hydrolase → MTAAGPGQPFEVEIGIGTVRGLRFGRAGGRRVLALHGWLDNAASFVPLAAHLDGLDLVAPDLPGHGRSAHMPVGTDYTFVGAVHQVLDIADALGWERFALLGHSMGAGIASLVAAAIPERIERLVAIEALGALPEPESGTVPRLREAVAASRGQGTRALRVFPDVEAPVRARMRVNGLSEPVARLLVERGVRAVDGGLVWCSDPRLTIPTAVRMTPGQVDALIAGIECPARVIYADPPQPYLPEPDRTRRAGLLPDGELTVISGGHHLHMEQPAEVASVIGDFLLR, encoded by the coding sequence ATGACGGCGGCCGGACCGGGCCAGCCATTCGAGGTCGAGATCGGCATCGGTACCGTGCGCGGCCTGCGCTTCGGCCGTGCCGGTGGCCGCCGGGTGCTCGCGCTGCATGGCTGGCTCGACAACGCCGCGAGCTTCGTGCCGCTGGCAGCGCATCTCGACGGGCTCGATCTCGTGGCCCCCGACCTGCCCGGCCACGGCCGCAGTGCGCATATGCCGGTCGGCACCGACTACACCTTCGTCGGCGCGGTCCACCAGGTGCTCGACATCGCCGATGCGCTGGGCTGGGAGCGTTTTGCGCTGCTCGGCCATTCGATGGGGGCGGGGATCGCCAGTCTCGTCGCCGCGGCCATACCCGAACGCATCGAGCGGCTGGTGGCGATCGAAGCACTCGGTGCGCTGCCCGAACCCGAGTCCGGCACCGTGCCGCGCCTGCGCGAAGCGGTGGCGGCGTCGCGCGGGCAGGGCACGCGTGCGCTGCGGGTGTTTCCCGATGTCGAGGCTCCGGTGCGCGCGCGCATGCGCGTCAACGGGCTCAGCGAGCCGGTCGCGCGCCTGCTGGTCGAGCGCGGCGTGCGCGCGGTCGACGGCGGGCTGGTCTGGTGCAGCGACCCGCGGCTGACCATTCCTACCGCCGTGCGGATGACGCCCGGCCAGGTCGATGCCTTGATCGCCGGCATCGAGTGCCCCGCGCGGGTGATCTACGCCGATCCGCCACAGCCCTACCTGCCCGAACCCGACCGCACGCGTCGCGCGGGACTGTTGCCCGACGGCGAACTGACGGTGATTTCCGGCGGCCATCACCTGCACATGGAGCAGCCCGCCGAGGTGGCCTCGGTGATCGGCGACTTCCTGCTGCGCTGA
- a CDS encoding M48 family metallopeptidase translates to MPSPSRLLSRSAKPASILRDSLRLTLEDGREIEVLRVRDPRARRIRLSISERGTRLTLPLRASLVSGDVFLQQHRGWLAAQIDAHGATLPLQRGITAHLPLHGDQRPLRWEGGRFSHVRMDDDGALTFVSPEHAGAAALQRALREFYEARARADIGRWLPAYLSGLPRAPSRIRLKIMSSQWGSLAPDGTLTLDLSLVLAAPSAFEYVLVHELCHLIHANHSRDFWREVEARCPGWRDERDYFREHGRRLKAELHALLS, encoded by the coding sequence ATGCCGTCCCCGTCACGCCTGCTGTCGCGTTCCGCGAAGCCCGCTTCGATCCTGCGCGACTCGCTGCGACTGACCCTCGAGGACGGCCGTGAGATCGAGGTGCTGCGCGTGCGTGATCCGCGCGCGCGCCGCATTCGCCTCAGCATCAGTGAGCGTGGCACGCGCCTGACCCTGCCGCTGCGGGCGAGCCTCGTGTCCGGCGACGTGTTCCTCCAGCAGCACCGTGGGTGGCTGGCCGCGCAGATCGACGCGCATGGCGCAACGCTGCCGCTGCAGCGCGGGATCACTGCGCATCTGCCATTGCACGGCGACCAGCGCCCGCTGCGCTGGGAGGGCGGACGGTTCAGCCATGTGCGCATGGATGATGACGGGGCGCTGACCTTCGTGTCGCCCGAACACGCCGGCGCCGCCGCGCTGCAGCGCGCGTTGCGCGAGTTCTACGAAGCCCGGGCGCGCGCCGACATCGGCCGCTGGCTGCCGGCCTATCTGTCCGGGCTCCCGCGCGCGCCTTCGCGCATCCGGCTCAAGATCATGTCGTCGCAGTGGGGTTCGCTGGCGCCCGATGGCACGCTCACCCTGGACCTGTCGCTGGTGCTCGCAGCGCCATCGGCCTTCGAGTACGTGCTGGTCCACGAACTCTGCCACCTGATTCACGCCAACCATTCGCGTGACTTCTGGCGCGAGGTCGAGGCGCGCTGCCCGGGCTGGCGCGACGAACGCGACTACTTCCGCGAACACGGGCGACGGCTCAAGGCCGAGCTGCACGCCCTGCTCTCCTGA
- the cfa gene encoding cyclopropane fatty acyl phospholipid synthase encodes MAAVRHHPFRARLQSLLRPADVRIDGDRPWDLQVHSPRLATRLLAGGSLALGESYMDGWWNTGSLDDFLYHLLDARIDQRAHGVADIFDALRARLSNLQTRARSFEVGERHYDLGNDLYRAMLGARMVYSCGYWRDRGGMPLESLDAAQDAKLDLVCRKLGLQPGMRVLDIGCGWGEALKFAAERYGVVGVGITISREQAALAEQLCADLPVEIRVQDYRALDERYDRILSIGMFEHVGVRNYRTYFEVAQRCLDPEGLFLLHSIGGSRSVNRTDPWIARYIFPNSMLPSAAQVTAALEGLFVIEDWHNFGADYDRTLQAWRANIEAAWDSLPARYDERFRRMWRYYLAGSMASFRARRNHLWQLVLSPGGVRDGYVAPR; translated from the coding sequence ATGGCGGCAGTGCGACATCACCCATTCCGTGCACGCCTGCAGTCGCTGCTGCGACCGGCGGACGTGCGTATCGACGGCGATCGTCCATGGGACCTGCAGGTCCATTCGCCGCGGCTGGCAACGCGGCTGCTGGCGGGGGGCTCGCTTGCACTTGGCGAGTCGTACATGGACGGCTGGTGGAATACCGGCTCGCTCGATGACTTCCTCTACCACCTGCTCGACGCGCGCATCGACCAGCGCGCGCATGGCGTCGCCGATATCTTCGACGCGCTGCGCGCACGACTGTCGAACCTGCAGACGCGCGCGCGCAGTTTCGAAGTCGGCGAGCGCCACTACGACCTGGGCAACGATCTCTACCGGGCGATGCTGGGCGCACGCATGGTCTACAGCTGCGGCTACTGGCGCGACCGCGGCGGCATGCCGCTCGAGAGCCTGGATGCCGCCCAGGACGCCAAGCTCGACCTCGTCTGCCGCAAACTCGGGCTGCAGCCGGGCATGCGGGTGCTCGACATCGGTTGCGGTTGGGGCGAAGCGCTGAAGTTCGCGGCCGAACGCTACGGGGTCGTCGGCGTCGGCATCACCATATCGCGCGAGCAGGCCGCTCTGGCGGAACAGCTGTGCGCGGACCTGCCGGTGGAGATCCGCGTGCAGGACTACCGCGCCCTCGATGAACGCTACGACCGCATCCTGTCCATCGGCATGTTCGAGCACGTCGGCGTCCGCAACTACCGGACCTACTTCGAGGTCGCGCAGCGCTGCCTCGACCCTGAGGGCCTGTTCCTGCTCCACAGCATCGGCGGGAGCCGCTCGGTCAACCGCACCGATCCATGGATCGCGCGTTACATCTTTCCCAACTCGATGCTGCCGTCGGCGGCGCAGGTGACCGCCGCGCTCGAGGGACTGTTCGTGATCGAGGACTGGCACAACTTCGGGGCCGACTACGACCGCACGCTGCAAGCCTGGAGGGCCAACATCGAGGCGGCGTGGGATTCCCTGCCCGCGCGCTACGACGAGCGGTTCCGGCGCATGTGGCGTTACTACCTGGCCGGCTCGATGGCCTCGTTCCGCGCGCGCCGCAACCACCTGTGGCAACTGGTCCTGTCACCGGGCGGCGTACGGGACGGCTACGTGGCGCCACGCTGA
- the plsB gene encoding glycerol-3-phosphate 1-O-acyltransferase PlsB encodes MPTMPDQPHLQFPGGDADRRPEPRPADADAVPGSRAAGSGGPDTVEAADPASADVDAADGSRTVGVTPPAPPVPLAPPRRAARRLWWAGLLERIMQPWISLKVEPQAPDALVDHRPICYVLEDYGLSNALILERACRESGLPSPLQPLPGDPLGRKRAYVALSRRNAGGALAMATGQPQSKSTHSESLARLLEAHRRDPAMDVQVVPVSIFVGRSPDKNNGWFAVLFSENWTIVGRFRRLLAILLNGRDTLVRFADPVDVRPLLAEGLDAERTVRKLSRVLRTHFNRVREAIIGPDLSTRRLLVDKVLSSPSVKDAIADQARRDNSKPEDAWKKAHAYAYEIAADYSHPLVRSASFLLTTVWNRIFRGVLVHHLDRFKEAAPGHEIIYVPSHRSHMDYLLLSYLLYGRGIVPPHIFAGVNLNLPVIGTLLRKGGAFFARRSFRGNALYSAVFSEYMAQLVGGGYSIEYFIEGGRSRTGRLLPPKGGALVMTLRAYLREPRKPVLFQPVYIGYEKLMEGSSYLDELSGKAKKKESIWQLLWSIPKVLRSNYGQVVVNFGEPIQLNAVLAELAPAWDGRPIPEDEKPAWLAHTVDVLAERIHVNINRAADVNPINLLALALLSTPKHAMGEADLLAQIALSKQLLVDVPYSDRVTVTPHTPKEIVAHGEEIGVLERVAHPLGDVFRVDDETSVLLTYFRNNVLHLYTASAWIACCFLHNRRMSRHTLLRLGRTMYPFLQAELYLPWDEYTFAERIALTLETFEREGLLERVSDDDDGVYARNAGQTDEVFRLRALSHPLQQAFERYYIAISVLAKNGPGTLGAGELESLCQLAAQRLSLLYAPAAPEFFDKSLFRGFIQKLRELGLVRLDGNSKLVFDERLTHWAKDAKVILGRELRHSIEKVSPEAAKPAGPAAAATG; translated from the coding sequence ATGCCGACGATGCCTGACCAACCCCATCTCCAGTTCCCGGGCGGCGACGCCGACCGGCGCCCCGAACCACGACCGGCGGACGCCGATGCCGTGCCCGGATCCCGGGCAGCCGGCTCCGGCGGCCCGGACACGGTCGAGGCCGCGGACCCGGCCAGCGCCGACGTGGACGCGGCGGACGGGTCGCGCACCGTGGGCGTCACTCCACCCGCGCCGCCGGTGCCGCTGGCCCCGCCACGCCGCGCGGCCCGGCGCCTGTGGTGGGCCGGGCTGCTCGAGCGGATCATGCAGCCGTGGATCTCGCTGAAGGTGGAGCCGCAAGCGCCTGATGCCCTCGTCGATCACCGGCCCATCTGTTATGTGCTCGAGGACTACGGCCTGTCGAATGCGCTGATCCTGGAGCGTGCCTGCCGCGAATCCGGACTGCCGTCGCCGCTGCAGCCCCTCCCGGGCGATCCCCTGGGCCGCAAACGCGCCTATGTGGCCCTGTCGCGGCGCAACGCCGGCGGCGCGCTGGCGATGGCCACCGGCCAGCCGCAGTCGAAATCCACCCACTCCGAATCATTGGCGCGCCTGCTCGAAGCGCACCGCCGCGACCCGGCGATGGATGTCCAGGTGGTGCCGGTCTCGATCTTCGTCGGCCGCTCGCCGGACAAGAACAACGGCTGGTTCGCGGTGCTGTTCTCCGAGAACTGGACCATCGTCGGACGCTTCCGACGCCTGCTGGCCATCCTGCTCAACGGCCGCGACACGCTGGTGCGTTTCGCCGATCCGGTCGACGTGCGCCCGCTGCTGGCCGAGGGCCTTGATGCCGAGCGCACCGTGCGCAAGCTCTCGCGCGTGCTGCGCACCCATTTCAACCGGGTGCGCGAGGCGATCATCGGGCCGGATCTCTCCACCCGCCGCCTGCTGGTCGACAAGGTGCTCTCCTCGCCGTCGGTCAAGGACGCCATCGCCGACCAGGCGCGGCGCGACAACAGCAAGCCCGAGGATGCCTGGAAGAAGGCGCACGCCTACGCCTACGAGATCGCAGCGGACTATTCCCATCCGCTGGTGCGTTCGGCGAGCTTCCTGCTGACGACGGTCTGGAACCGCATCTTCCGCGGCGTGCTGGTCCACCACCTGGACCGCTTCAAGGAGGCCGCGCCCGGGCACGAGATCATCTACGTGCCCAGCCACCGCAGCCACATGGACTACCTGCTGCTGTCGTACCTGTTGTACGGCCGCGGCATCGTGCCGCCGCACATCTTTGCCGGCGTCAACCTCAACCTGCCCGTGATCGGCACCCTGCTGCGCAAGGGCGGCGCGTTCTTCGCCCGCCGCAGCTTCCGCGGCAATGCGCTGTATTCGGCGGTGTTCTCCGAATACATGGCGCAGCTGGTGGGTGGCGGCTACTCGATCGAGTACTTCATCGAGGGCGGGCGCTCACGCACCGGCCGCCTGCTGCCACCCAAGGGCGGGGCGCTGGTGATGACGCTGCGCGCCTATCTGCGCGAACCGCGCAAGCCGGTCCTGTTCCAGCCGGTGTACATCGGCTACGAGAAGCTGATGGAAGGCAGCAGCTATCTCGACGAGCTGTCGGGCAAGGCCAAGAAGAAGGAATCGATCTGGCAGCTGCTGTGGAGCATCCCCAAGGTCCTGCGCAGCAATTACGGCCAGGTGGTGGTGAACTTCGGCGAGCCCATCCAGCTCAATGCGGTGCTGGCCGAGCTCGCGCCCGCATGGGACGGCCGGCCGATACCCGAGGACGAAAAGCCCGCATGGCTCGCCCACACGGTCGACGTTCTGGCCGAACGCATCCACGTCAACATCAACCGCGCCGCCGACGTCAATCCGATCAACCTGCTCGCGCTCGCGCTGCTGTCGACCCCCAAGCACGCGATGGGCGAGGCCGACCTGCTCGCGCAGATCGCGCTGTCGAAGCAGCTGCTGGTCGATGTGCCGTATTCGGACCGGGTCACGGTCACGCCGCACACCCCGAAGGAAATCGTCGCGCACGGCGAGGAGATCGGCGTACTCGAGCGCGTCGCGCATCCGCTCGGCGACGTGTTCCGCGTCGACGACGAGACCTCGGTGCTGCTGACCTACTTCCGCAACAACGTGCTGCATCTCTACACCGCCTCGGCGTGGATCGCCTGCTGCTTCCTGCATAACCGCCGCATGAGCCGGCACACGCTGCTGCGGCTGGGGCGGACGATGTACCCCTTCCTGCAGGCGGAGCTGTACCTGCCCTGGGACGAATACACCTTCGCCGAGCGCATTGCGCTGACGCTGGAAACCTTCGAGCGCGAAGGATTGCTCGAGCGCGTCAGCGACGACGATGACGGCGTCTACGCCCGCAATGCCGGCCAGACCGACGAAGTCTTCCGCCTGCGCGCGCTGAGCCACCCGCTGCAGCAGGCGTTCGAGCGCTACTACATCGCCATTTCCGTGCTCGCCAAGAACGGCCCCGGCACGCTCGGCGCCGGCGAACTCGAGAGCCTGTGCCAGCTCGCCGCACAGCGCCTGTCGCTGCTCTATGCGCCGGCCGCGCCGGAGTTCTTCGACAAGTCCCTGTTCCGCGGCTTCATCCAGAAGCTGCGCGAGCTCGGACTGGTCCGGCTCGACGGCAACAGCAAGCTGGTGTTCGACGAGCGCCTGACCCACTGGGCCAAGGACGCCAAGGTGATTCTGGGCCGCGAATTGCGGCACTCGATCGAGAAGGTGAGCCCCGAGGCGGCCAAGCCCGCAGGGCCCGCGGCGGCCGCTACCGGGTAG
- the tatB gene encoding Sec-independent protein translocase protein TatB, with protein sequence MFGIGTGELLIVALVALIVLGPERLPKAARFAGLWIRRGRAQWYSVKSELERELAAEELKRSVQDTRRSIADAGTQLRDAGEQARSGLTELRKGTEDLLSDARRMPGDTAPDARESEAVTGPTLPPEAIAGDPTRPPIAPADNAEDARGAAR encoded by the coding sequence GTGTTCGGAATCGGAACCGGCGAGTTGCTGATCGTGGCATTGGTCGCGCTGATCGTGCTCGGACCGGAACGACTGCCCAAGGCCGCCCGCTTCGCCGGATTGTGGATACGCCGGGGGCGGGCGCAGTGGTATTCGGTGAAGTCGGAGCTGGAACGTGAGCTCGCCGCCGAGGAACTCAAGCGCAGCGTGCAGGACACGCGGCGTTCGATCGCGGACGCGGGCACCCAGCTGCGTGACGCCGGCGAACAGGCCCGCAGCGGCCTGACGGAGCTGCGCAAGGGCACCGAGGATCTCCTCTCCGATGCGCGGCGCATGCCGGGCGACACGGCGCCCGATGCACGCGAGTCCGAGGCCGTGACCGGGCCGACGCTCCCGCCCGAGGCGATCGCCGGCGACCCGACCCGCCCCCCCATCGCACCTGCCGACAACGCGGAGGATGCCCGTGGCGCTGCACGCTGA
- a CDS encoding recombination-associated protein RdgC encodes MFFRNLTLFRFPTNLDLSELDARLAEFPLKPVGPLEMSSRGFISPISRDAEAMTHRIEDAIWLTVGGEEKILPGPVVNELLARRIEEFEDKQGRKPGGKMRKQMKDDLLQELMPRAFVKPLRSDALIDTQHGVVVVNTSSRKSAENVVSEIRTALGSFPALPLNAEVSPRGVMTGWIAGEPLPDGLTLGEECELKDPSDQGAIVRCQRQDLQCEEITRHLDAGKQVTKLALNLDDHVSFVLGEDLIVRKFKLLDGALDTLEHTDNDDMRAELDARFALMRGEFKRLFTVLEGALKLSKAE; translated from the coding sequence ATGTTCTTTCGCAACCTGACCCTGTTCCGCTTTCCCACCAACCTCGACCTGTCCGAACTCGACGCACGCCTGGCCGAATTCCCGCTCAAGCCGGTCGGTCCGCTGGAGATGTCCTCGCGCGGCTTCATCTCGCCGATCAGCCGCGATGCCGAAGCGATGACCCACCGCATCGAGGACGCGATCTGGCTGACCGTCGGCGGCGAGGAGAAGATCCTCCCCGGCCCGGTGGTCAACGAACTGCTGGCCCGGCGCATCGAGGAATTCGAGGACAAGCAGGGCCGCAAGCCGGGCGGCAAGATGCGCAAGCAGATGAAGGACGACCTGCTGCAGGAGCTGATGCCGCGCGCCTTCGTCAAGCCGCTCCGCAGCGATGCGCTGATCGACACCCAGCACGGCGTGGTGGTGGTCAACACCTCCAGCCGCAAGAGCGCCGAGAACGTGGTGTCGGAGATCCGGACCGCGCTGGGCAGCTTCCCCGCGCTGCCGCTCAATGCCGAAGTCTCGCCGCGCGGCGTGATGACCGGCTGGATCGCCGGCGAGCCGCTGCCCGACGGCCTGACGCTCGGCGAGGAATGCGAGCTCAAGGACCCGTCGGACCAAGGCGCGATCGTGCGCTGCCAGCGCCAGGACCTGCAGTGCGAGGAGATCACCCGTCATCTCGACGCCGGCAAGCAGGTCACCAAGCTCGCGCTCAACCTCGACGACCACGTGTCGTTCGTGCTCGGCGAGGATCTGATCGTGCGCAAGTTCAAGCTGCTCGACGGCGCGCTCGACACCCTCGAGCACACCGACAACGACGACATGCGCGCCGAGCTCGACGCCCGCTTCGCGCTGATGCGTGGCGAGTTCAAGCGCCTGTTCACGGTGCTCGAGGGCGCGCTGAAGCTGTCGAAGGCGGAATAG